A region of the Phaeodactylum tricornutum CCAP 1055/1 chromosome 1, whole genome shotgun sequence genome:
TATCAGAATGTTCGAAAAACAGCATATTCGAAATGACTGGGCCCAGAAATCTCTCCCAAAACAGGTATTTCTCCTATCTTGAGGTCCTTCTCATTGAAACGGAGCTGTTACGGAGATTAACAGCAATCCTGATACGTATATTAGGGTTGCAGCAATCTCAACACACAAACTCGAtcatactcacagtcaaacgcGCTTGCAGCCCGTACATCTTATCCTTTGCGTAACCTTATGCATGTGTCAAAAGCACGCGTCAAAACGTTCTgacaaggaagaagaacaTGATTTCCTCCCAACTTGTGGAGTGGGTTGGGACACGAAGACCGTTCATGCCAGATCTTTGTGAGACTATACAAAAGTCGTTTCACAGGCGTCAATCCAACAGGTTAAACGTTTTGCTACTCATCAATTGGTCGTCCGGTTCTCAACCAGGTGTCAAATTGTGAACTGAATTTGAGTCTCGGAATTGCCTGAGTTTGGAAGTCCCGGAAGTCATCGGGATCAAATCCCATGTGCTCGCAGAAGGCAGCGTCCGACGAACTCACCAAAATGTGCAATGGCGGTTTTGCGGGCAATGCTAGCCCTTTGGGGCTGCGCGATTTATTCGTTTCGATCGTGTCACAGCAGCAGAAGTAGTGCCAGCGGGGGAGGAGGCGATGAAACAAGGACGCTGCCAGGTACCTACCACGCAATGTAGGACTTTTCGCAGATTCGAAAGGTGCAATACCATTGGCAACATTATTCCAATCAGCATCTAAGAAAATGTACTTCGTGCGATTATAGAACTTGACCGTCGGTCGCAAATTGCCTTCTAGACTCAATGTAAGAACTGTTGGGTATTCCTTTAACAACGCTGCCAAAGCAGGCTGCCTCATCAAGCTAACCCCTGAGCCACCCTTCAATTGATTTCCGATCTCCGTCGTTGGATTTCCTTGCATGACAACTGACTGTTTAGCGGTAGTCCCCCACACGCAGGAGAGAAACTCAATGGTAGGGACAATATTCGTAGCCAGGCTCAGCGAATAGACAGCGGGTGCACGCGTCAAAATGCGAGCCGCCAACGAGGAATTTGATCTTTTGTGACTGCCAAGCTTAGAgatgttgctgttgctgcagaTGTCAATGCTGTTAAAATACTCTACTTTGGCGCGTAAGTTCGTAATCGAGAGACAAAGCAACCCGGGATGGGCAACGATGCACCGACGCAATTCCGAGGATACGTCATCGGTATCATACTTAGCGAGGACTTGACTTAAAAAGCGTACAGTGGGCTGCAAATTATCAACTAAAGATAATCCCAAGACTGCACCACCACTCCCAAATACCACTGTTGAGATATCGCGTGGATCCAGTTGCCACTGTGCTCTCAAATAGTCAAGCGCTGGTTGGAGCTTCTTTTCCACCGATAATTGCAGAATCTGGGGATGAGAAGACACCACTTTACCGATCGCCTTGTTGATTTTTACCTCATCTGAATATCCTCCATCTTGTAAAACATTTTTCAGAAAGAATACGTTGAGGAACAATTGCGCCAATTTTATTTGAAAGACAAATGGAGCTGTGCGTTTTAACTTGGACACTGTCGCTATGGACAAGTCCAATTCGTCTTGCAGAAACACCGTGACTGCATCGAGCGCATCGGTGTCATATCCAACTCCCGTCGTCAAGAGCAAGTCAGGATTTCGAGACACAGCTTGGTAAAACAATTCCTCGTCGTAGAGCTGTCGCAAAAAGGCCACCGTTGGTTGCAAATGAGTTCGCACGTTCTTTCGCAATATTCGAGGCGACTGCTGGAGAACGGATACCACCAGCTCCCCGTCGCTTGGGAAAGCTTCCTCCAAGAAGTCGAGCACTTGGCGGACCTGACTGGATGAGAGTCTGTCGGCGTTACGGTACAAAAAGTTACGAGTTTTATTCCAGTGCCTTGGGTTCGGAGTGTCGGCTAGCATGCGGTTCGCTTGCAGCTTTTCGCAACGAGCTGTAATAATATGTAACAGTTTTCGTACCGCATCGTTGCCACGCCCTTTCTTGGGCTCGGATTCTGGCGAAGAAGATGCCCAGCAAACGAGTCTTGTCGACGAGAAGGCATGTAACGGAGAATAATGAGGCCGAGAGAGAACTGCGGATCTTGTGACCGAAAAAGCTGTCGCTAGCACGGCAAACATCACGCTAAAGGATACAACTGCCGATAACAAAACGTAGGATCGGATGTTTAGGGTATGGTGACCTTTGGAGGACGGTTGGACCATCGCGGACACCACTCGAACATGTTAATGGATCGCCTAAAGTAAGAGTGCCAAATTCTGGTTTATTGTTCTACATAACGTTTTCAATCGGGGCCGTCGGAAATTGAACTGGGAAAGTGCAAATCCGATATGTTTCGATAGGAAGTATGACGACAGTCACTGCGACTGTCGGATCCAGGATTTATAGACGTGTTCATGTCGGACAGCTGCAGCAGTCAGACTTGATTGGCTACTTCGAAAACAGGTTCGCCACGCAAGGCATCGATGTAGGCTGGGATTTACAGTGACCAAAGTACTGCTCGACATATCGTTTTTACTGTTACCGTTAGTTCGTTCCGATGAGAATGTTCGGACGGGAAGGTTAATTTTGATCGAGTGTGATCAGCTGTCAGCCACATCACGAGGCACGCAGAAACGAGAATGTTCTGTATCACCACATACCTTTTATTTCGAGCAACCAACCAACTCACTACCACAAGCATCAAAAGCTACAGCTACCGAGCCCAATGAGATCCTTCCTCGTAATTGGAATCCTCATTGCAATGCCTGCTTTAGGAATATGCGCTTTCGGAACAGGCACTATTTGCTACAGGTCACCGAAAACTCCAAGGCGCCAACCGACGCCGTTTTCCAGGGGATTGCTGAGCCGTCATCTCTTTGGAAATCGACAAAACAAGTTTCTCAAATCTGAATTCTTTCCCTTAGACGAGATCCCACAAGAAGAACGTGCTTTTCTTGAAGAAGTCAAGCTCCGTCCGAAATTTGACCGTGAATCGCTTATGGAAATTGTCATTCCCCTCATGGCTCCTTTTATCGCTTTTTTCAGCTACGATTTCGTGGCTTCTACCTTTGATTGGACAATTGACACACTTTCCGATTTGACGTCCGATAAGAACTGGGTAGCCGTCGATGGAGGTCGATACCAGGCAAGTATTATGACTCCCGTTACCAATGGTGTGGTTCTGCCAGCTGTGGCAGTCCTGTTCGCGACATTGACTTCCACTACCATCAGCACCTTGCGTATGCGTCAAGTAGAAGTACTTCGCGCCATTAACATGGAAGCTGGCGAGCTGCGGGTACTGGAGTCTATAGTGGCAGTATTTCCGGACGGTGATCTCAAGGATCGTTGTCGAAATTATCTGATTCAGTACACATCCCGCATTATTGCTGAAAGTCAACCCCACAGCGGTTTCGTTGGCGATGACTTTTCTAGCATCAACCCCCGCCGTGGTATGGACAGCGAGCTTAACGGATTTCTGCAGCAGCTCAACTTGTTTACGCCCGACATCTCGTCTCATTTGGCGGAAGAATCATACGCTGCTCTTGCGCGTTTACGTGAACAACGATATAACCGTATTTCGGCCCTTGAAGTGACCTACCCTGGTCTCCATTACGCCATCCTCGCGGCTTTGGCCATCGCCGAATGCACAGGCTTCCTCATGGAAGCCAATCAAGAGTTGCTTGTATTTTTGAACGCTGTACAGCTAAAAATCTTGTGGAGCATGCTGGTCGGCACCTTTGTCGCCTGCTTTACTGTATTTTACGATCTTCGGTATCCATTTTCAGGGTCTTACCAAATTTCAGCAAGTGTCGACCAATTGTACACGGTACGCATGGCTTTACAAGCACCTGTGACAAGTTTTCTTGAGCTCGAGTCGGAAACTAAAGGCTCAGACTCTGCAgtgacgacggcgacggacTCTTGGACTCCAGTGGCAAATGGTAGCAATTCTAAGTGTGTCGCGATCATGAAAGTAAATGGGGCTTCTAGAGGAACTTTAAATGGTGCTTTTCAAGAGAATACACCAGAAAAGGAGCCATTAGACGAGGGTATACCATCCAAGCCCTTTTCCAGAACCCAAAGTCTAaggcaacaacaacaacatacAACGTCCTATCTCAGGAACGGATCAAGCCACACACCCGAGCCGTAGCACATCTTTTCTCCCCAAAAATATGCTGGACAACCTCACATAAtacctttttctcgttctAGACATGGATGGAGGCAGAATAGCCTTGTGCATGCGCGAAACGACTAATAGCTTCGCGCTATATTTCGTATACGATTCCATGGAATCGATGATGCTCCGTGTAGAGGGTCACATCGGTTCAACATCCAGATAAAGTCAAGCAAAACTTTTAGAATAACGCAAACATTTTTAATCGATTTTTTTATTTTACGCACAATTATTGCTTCACGTCACTCAAGGATCGTTTtcgggaagaaatggagC
Encoded here:
- a CDS encoding predicted protein; this translates as MVQPSSKGHHTLNIRSYVLLSAVVSFSVMFAVLATAFSVTRSAVLSRPHYSPLHAFSSTRLVCWASSSPESEPKKGRGNDAVRKLLHIITARCEKLQANRMLADTPNPRHWNKTRNFLYRNADRLSSSQVRQVLDFLEEAFPSDGELVVSVLQQSPRILRKNVRTHLQPTVAFLRQLYDEELFYQAVSRNPDLLLTTGVGYDTDALDAVTVFLQDELDLSIATVSKLKRTAPFVFQIKLAQLFLNVFFLKNVLQDGGYSDEVKINKAIGKVVSSHPQILQLSVEKKLQPALDYLRAQWQLDPRDISTVVFGSGGAVLGLSLVDNLQPTVRFLSQVLAKYDTDDVSSELRRCIVAHPGLLCLSITNLRAKVEYFNSIDICSNSNISKLGSHKRSNSSLAARILTRAPAVYSLSLATNIVPTIEFLSCVWGTTAKQSVVMQGNPTTEIGNQLKGGSGVSLMRQPALAALLKEYPTVLTLSLEGNLRPTVKFYNRTKYIFLDADWNNVANGIAPFESAKSPTLRGRYLAASLFHRLLPRWHYFCCCDTIETNKSRSPKGLALPAKPPLHILVSSSDAAFCEHMGFDPDDFRDFQTQAIPRLKFSSQFDTWLRTGRPIDE
- a CDS encoding predicted protein codes for the protein MRSFLVIGILIAMPALGICAFGTGTICYRSPKTPRRQPTPFSRGLLSRHLFGNRQNKFLKSEFFPLDEIPQEERAFLEEVKLRPKFDRESLMEIVIPLMAPFIAFFSYDFVASTFDWTIDTLSDLTSDKNWVAVDGGRYQASIMTPVTNGVVLPAVAVLFATLTSTTISTLRMRQVEVLRAINMEAGELRVLESIVAVFPDGDLKDRCRNYLIQYTSRIIAESQPHSGFVGDDFSSINPRRGMDSELNGFLQQLNLFTPDISSHLAEESYAALARLREQRYNRISALEVTYPGLHYAILAALAIAECTGFLMEANQELLVFLNAVQLKILWSMLVGTFVACFTVFYDLRYPFSGSYQISASVDQLYTVRMALQAPVTSFLELESETKGSDSAVTTATDSWTPVANGSNSKCVAIMKVNGASRGTLNGAFQENTPEKEPLDEGIPSKPFSRTQSLRQQQQHTTSYLRNGSSHTPEP